One genomic segment of Trichoplusia ni isolate ovarian cell line Hi5 chromosome 5, tn1, whole genome shotgun sequence includes these proteins:
- the LOC113493690 gene encoding ADP-ribosylation factor-like protein 16 produces MDELEKKIPVLCLGPKGSGKTTLLKKLQKAEGIDNTYSPVPTIGTNIYDVYYTNKNGKKQMLSIREVGGEMAPLWHNYLDGVEKVIYVIDTSNLCQISAAAVLLYTLLAEPKLKNAKFILVLSKMDASYRQMRNEALLMLQHARLSVELSNAPTLLEASPLTGEGIQQLKASICDIKIVNTF; encoded by the exons ATGGATGAACTGGAGAAAAAAATACCTGTGCTGTGTTTAGGACCGAAAGGCTCAGGAAAAACAACATTGTTGAAGAAGTTGCAAAAGGCCGAAGGTATTGACAATACTTACAGTCCAGTGCCTACAATAGGCACGAATATTTATGatgtttattatacaaacaaaaacggcaaaaaacaaatgctttcaATTAGAGAAGTTGGTGGTGAGATGGCGCCACTGTGGCATAACTATTTGGATGGCGTCGAAAAG GTGATTTATGTTATAGACACGTCGAATTTATGTCAGATATCGGCCGCAGCTGTTCTGCTCTACACCTTACTGGCTGAACCAAAACTGAAAAACGCAAAG TTCATTTTGGTCCTGAGCAAGATGGATGCTTCCTACAGACAGATGCGCAACGAAGCTCTGCTGATGCTGCAGCACGCACGACTAAGCGTGGAGCTGTCCAACGCTCCAACACTCCTGGAAGCTTCACCTCTCACTGGCGAGGGCATCCAGCAGTTGAAGGCCTCCATTTGCGATATCAAGATAGtcaatactttttaa